From Caminibacter mediatlanticus TB-2, the proteins below share one genomic window:
- a CDS encoding glycosyltransferase family 2 protein — protein sequence MFSVIIPLYNKEEYIKRAINSVLNQTFQQFEIIIVNDGSTDRSVEKVKEIKDSRVRLINQENQGVSAARNRGIKEAKYDFIAFLDADDEWEKDYLKTIVTLIKKYPECKVFATNYKIVESNGNIRYPRINGLPKNFKEGVISSETYFEVASKSDPILCSSTVCVVKNAINKIGGFPVGVKGGEDLITWAKLMTKNKLAFNYKKHLAIFYRNTNIKNDNNSKNYRIVSYDKDIVAKELMKLYKEYQLEGLKQYIAYWFKIKINIFLRAKEYELAKKEFIFFKKYSKKNFKFFFYLFLLNSPVFIKKLIIKNLWGEL from the coding sequence GTGTTTAGTGTAATAATTCCACTTTACAATAAAGAAGAATATATAAAAAGAGCTATAAATTCTGTATTAAATCAAACTTTTCAACAGTTTGAAATAATTATTGTTAATGATGGATCAACTGATAGGAGTGTGGAAAAAGTAAAAGAGATAAAAGATTCAAGAGTAAGATTAATTAATCAAGAAAATCAAGGGGTTTCAGCAGCAAGAAATAGAGGAATAAAAGAAGCAAAATATGATTTTATAGCATTTTTAGATGCAGATGATGAATGGGAAAAAGATTATTTAAAAACAATAGTAACTTTGATAAAAAAATATCCAGAATGTAAAGTATTTGCAACTAATTATAAAATAGTGGAATCTAATGGAAATATAAGATATCCTCGAATAAATGGGTTACCAAAAAATTTTAAAGAAGGAGTAATAAGTAGTGAGACTTATTTTGAAGTCGCTTCTAAATCTGATCCAATTTTGTGTTCATCTACAGTATGTGTAGTAAAAAATGCAATAAATAAGATTGGAGGATTTCCTGTAGGAGTTAAAGGAGGTGAAGATTTAATAACTTGGGCTAAATTAATGACAAAGAATAAATTAGCATTTAATTATAAAAAACATTTAGCAATTTTTTATCGAAATACTAATATAAAAAATGACAATAATTCAAAAAATTATAGAATAGTAAGTTATGATAAAGATATTGTGGCAAAAGAATTAATGAAATTATATAAGGAATATCAATTAGAGGGGTTAAAACAATATATAGCTTATTGGTTTAAAATTAAAATAAATATCTTTTTAAGAGCAAAAGAATATGAATTAGCTAAAAAAGAGTTTATTTTTTTTAAAAAATATTCAAAGAAAAATTTTAAATTTTTCTTTTATTTGTTTTTATTGAATTCTCCTGTTTTTATAAAAAAATTAATAATAAAAAATTTGTGGGGTGAATTATAA
- a CDS encoding glycosyltransferase gives MKILFLATGFAPYLFSENIVNSKLVSSFLNKGLDVRVISKKDEGPIYGNDWSDWESLKDITYEIAYVNNKYIDYIRSFLKFKYFIPGLRWNLYAVKLIEKLQEKYKFDLIISRSPDDSSHLAALYISKKYNIPWIANFNDPMINIWPKPYEKKIKFINNLFYKNYFNKIFQNASYLTFPSIELANYIKRYYYLNEKKIHIIPHIGLEDKVLPQNNVIKNNTIKMCHSGNLSKERNPELIIKAFSKLIKKYKSYKLYLDFIGNSDKSFRNLVEKYKLNNNIRFIGPFKYKESLKIMKNYNILLLVEAILKEGIFLPSKFIDYAMLNIPICAITPKNSVVMNYINTYGGGEVADSSKEQDIYYKMDIMINNVINNNIENYNTQILYENFKPSNIIFQYEKIFRELF, from the coding sequence ATGAAAATTTTGTTTTTGGCAACTGGATTTGCTCCATATTTATTTTCTGAAAACATTGTAAATAGTAAATTAGTAAGTAGTTTTTTAAATAAAGGATTGGATGTCAGAGTGATCTCAAAAAAAGATGAAGGTCCAATTTATGGAAATGATTGGTCTGACTGGGAAAGTTTAAAAGATATTACCTATGAAATAGCTTATGTAAACAATAAATATATTGATTATATAAGAAGCTTTTTGAAATTTAAATATTTTATTCCTGGATTAAGATGGAACTTATATGCAGTAAAATTAATAGAAAAATTACAAGAAAAATATAAATTTGATTTAATTATTTCAAGATCTCCTGACGATAGTTCACATTTGGCTGCATTATATATTTCTAAAAAATATAATATACCTTGGATAGCTAATTTTAATGATCCTATGATTAACATTTGGCCAAAACCTTATGAAAAAAAAATAAAGTTTATTAATAATCTTTTTTATAAGAATTATTTCAATAAAATATTCCAAAATGCAAGTTATTTAACTTTTCCTTCTATAGAGTTAGCAAATTATATCAAACGATATTATTACTTAAACGAAAAAAAAATTCATATTATTCCACACATTGGGTTAGAAGATAAAGTCTTACCTCAAAATAATGTGATTAAAAATAATACTATTAAAATGTGTCATTCTGGAAATCTCTCTAAAGAAAGGAATCCAGAATTAATTATAAAAGCGTTTTCTAAATTAATAAAAAAATATAAATCATATAAATTATATCTTGATTTTATTGGAAATAGTGATAAAAGTTTTAGAAACTTGGTAGAGAAATATAAATTAAATAATAATATTAGATTTATAGGACCATTTAAATATAAAGAGTCTTTAAAAATAATGAAAAATTATAATATCTTGTTATTAGTAGAAGCTATTTTAAAAGAAGGGATTTTCTTACCAAGTAAATTTATCGATTATGCTATGTTAAATATTCCAATTTGCGCAATCACTCCGAAAAATAGTGTGGTTATGAATTATATAAATACTTATGGAGGGGGTGAAGTTGCAGATTCTTCAAAAGAGCAAGATATTTATTATAAGATGGATATAATGATAAATAATGTTATTAATAATAATATTGAGAATTATAATACACAGATATTATATGAAAATTTTAAACCCTCAAATATTATTTTTCAATATGAAAAAATTTTTAGAGAGTTGTTCTAA
- a CDS encoding GNAT family N-acetyltransferase → MKFEWITNWDEVWNDNFIHQWNEWMDKSKTAHVFFNPDVAKVWVDTFMPIRDIKPMFCIAKYNNTTIFLPLILWRKNWKNAFIKSIIPLGYSDYDYHDPIIIGDEINMNLFWEKLIDNIYKNFSYDEFFIDGIYNNNLIDKNVFFKSDIAPYIDLRCFNTFDDFLMSLKSKARNDYKRQLKRLSEIGNIEYKVFLLEEKTEAINELNDMLYFHSKRWPNAYKAPYYHFNLINNLLDKNLLHFSTLKLNNTTISWNLSFKYKKKFYFYMPAYNEKYNKYSPGKLIMFLSLKDSIEKNFLIYDLLKGAENYKKQLPVIENDLFNLYIKNTNLLSIFKFKINSFKRLIK, encoded by the coding sequence ATGAAATTTGAATGGATAACAAACTGGGATGAAGTTTGGAATGATAATTTTATACATCAATGGAATGAATGGATGGATAAATCTAAAACAGCTCATGTGTTTTTTAATCCAGATGTAGCAAAAGTATGGGTGGATACATTTATGCCTATTAGAGATATAAAACCAATGTTTTGTATAGCAAAATATAATAACACTACAATTTTTTTACCTCTTATTTTGTGGAGGAAAAACTGGAAAAATGCTTTTATAAAATCAATTATTCCCTTGGGGTATTCAGATTATGATTATCATGACCCAATTATTATTGGAGATGAAATTAATATGAATTTATTTTGGGAAAAACTTATTGATAATATTTATAAAAATTTTTCTTATGATGAGTTTTTTATAGATGGAATATATAATAATAATCTAATAGATAAAAATGTTTTTTTTAAAAGTGATATTGCTCCTTATATTGATTTAAGATGTTTTAATACTTTTGATGATTTTTTAATGTCTTTGAAATCTAAAGCAAGGAATGATTATAAAAGACAATTAAAAAGACTTTCAGAAATTGGTAATATTGAGTATAAAGTTTTTTTGCTTGAAGAAAAAACTGAAGCTATTAATGAATTAAATGATATGTTGTATTTTCATTCTAAGAGATGGCCAAATGCATACAAAGCACCCTATTATCATTTTAATCTCATAAATAATTTGTTAGATAAAAATTTGTTACATTTTTCTACTTTAAAATTAAATAATACTACAATCAGTTGGAATTTAAGTTTTAAATATAAAAAGAAATTTTATTTTTATATGCCTGCTTATAATGAAAAGTATAATAAATATTCTCCAGGAAAACTTATAATGTTTTTATCTTTGAAAGATTCTATTGAAAAAAATTTTTTAATATATGATTTATTAAAAGGAGCAGAAAACTATAAAAAACAGTTACCGGTTATCGAAAATGATTTATTTAATTTATATATTAAAAACACTAACTTATTATCAATTTTTAAATTTAAAATTAATTCTTTTAAAAGATTGATAAAATGA
- a CDS encoding glycosyltransferase — protein MSNIPILIFSYIRLNELKLTIESLLNNKDIDKYYIFIFNDYVKNLDDKNKMIQVRRYIENLEKEKKFKNLKIIFREENYGLAKNIIEGVTEIINIYGKVIVLEDDLILSNNFLCYMKKALNHYEDDENIFSISGYTMPLKRLENYEYDSYLALRPSSWGWATWKDRWNKVDWDVSDFNNFIKNRDNIKAFNKGGVDLSRMLKHYMKGKNNSWAIRWAYGMFKNGQYCVYPKISKVQNIGFGLNATHCKGINIYKTKLDNTNKCNFRFVKNLIDEQILKEFKYQYSYQNKLIKRIKYYFGKFFNED, from the coding sequence ATGAGTAACATACCAATTTTAATTTTTTCTTATATTAGATTAAATGAATTAAAGTTAACAATTGAGTCTTTATTAAATAATAAAGATATTGATAAATATTATATTTTTATTTTTAATGATTATGTCAAAAATTTGGATGATAAAAATAAAATGATACAAGTTAGAAGATATATTGAAAATTTAGAGAAAGAAAAAAAGTTTAAAAATTTAAAAATAATATTTAGAGAAGAAAATTATGGATTAGCTAAAAATATAATTGAAGGGGTTACTGAGATTATAAATATTTATGGAAAAGTTATTGTTCTTGAAGATGATTTGATATTATCAAATAATTTTTTATGTTATATGAAAAAGGCTTTAAATCATTATGAGGATGATGAAAATATTTTTTCAATATCTGGATATACTATGCCATTAAAAAGATTAGAAAACTATGAATATGATTCATATTTAGCACTTAGACCTTCCTCTTGGGGATGGGCTACTTGGAAAGATAGGTGGAATAAAGTCGATTGGGATGTCTCAGATTTTAATAATTTTATTAAAAATAGAGATAATATTAAAGCTTTCAATAAAGGGGGTGTAGATTTAAGTAGAATGCTTAAGCATTATATGAAAGGTAAAAATAATTCGTGGGCTATTAGATGGGCTTATGGTATGTTTAAAAATGGACAATATTGTGTATATCCTAAAATTTCTAAAGTTCAAAATATTGGATTTGGTTTAAATGCTACACATTGTAAAGGTATAAATATATACAAAACTAAATTAGATAATACAAATAAATGTAATTTTAGATTTGTAAAAAATTTGATAGATGAACAAATTTTAAAAGAGTTTAAATATCAATATAGTTATCAAAATAAATTAATTAAAAGAATAAAATATTATTTTGGAAAGTTTTTCAATGAAGACTAA
- a CDS encoding PIG-L deacetylase family protein, producing MLKLIKELIKQIKIYIIQSVFITKTQKLKVNKKNTMIIAPHPDDETFGCGGLIAKKTKLKSNVYIVFLTNGENSLQDINKEEIIKNRKKSSINALSKLGISNKNIFWLNYVDGSIPRKDFNEFNQLIEKILEIINKYEIKELYVPHYLEGWSDHLAAYEVGIEILKNSNINLYLYFVWTLYYLKFKQLFNIKWKNLYLLNLKDIFPLKKEAMSIYFKSKSNNGKLYIGNLPKSFINIFNWRYEIFEKVNKNEI from the coding sequence ATGTTAAAATTAATAAAAGAATTAATTAAGCAAATTAAGATTTATATTATTCAAAGTGTTTTTATTACTAAAACTCAAAAACTAAAAGTTAATAAAAAAAACACTATGATAATAGCACCTCATCCAGATGATGAAACATTTGGGTGTGGAGGATTAATAGCTAAAAAAACAAAATTAAAATCAAATGTATATATTGTTTTTTTAACAAATGGAGAAAATAGTTTACAAGATATTAATAAAGAAGAAATAATTAAAAATAGAAAGAAAAGTTCCATAAATGCTTTGTCAAAATTAGGAATATCAAATAAAAATATCTTTTGGTTAAATTATGTTGATGGTTCAATTCCACGCAAAGATTTTAATGAATTTAATCAGTTAATAGAAAAGATATTAGAAATTATTAATAAATATGAAATTAAAGAGTTATATGTTCCTCATTATTTAGAAGGTTGGTCTGATCATTTAGCTGCTTATGAGGTAGGAATAGAAATATTAAAAAATAGTAATATTAATTTATATTTATATTTTGTCTGGACTTTATATTATCTTAAATTTAAACAATTATTTAATATAAAATGGAAAAATTTATATTTACTAAATTTAAAAGATATTTTTCCTTTAAAAAAGGAAGCTATGAGTATTTATTTTAAAAGTAAATCTAATAATGGTAAATTATATATTGGAAACTTACCAAAATCTTTTATAAATATTTTTAATTGGAGATATGAAATTTTTGAAAAGGTGAATAAAAATGAAATTTGA
- a CDS encoding glycosyltransferase family 4 protein, whose product MKNVLIAIPCLLIGGTEYQTLYTVKALIESNYKVTVVCYFEYDEYIIELYKKAGAKVILLSPNKKRPDSILKTAKFLFVNFKKILKKQKYDVVHIQYMAPGSLAFLIFKVLGVKKIIVHVHTPGHIYKNKKIPRLIMKLSNAFVCVSKSSEKSFFDVEGELFNTTLIENGRKHFTIYNCIELPKKIEKNCNQTFTIGVVSRLTYEKGIDILLNAIFELKKKIENYKVVIIGDGYEKEKLVKLTKKLQIEDKIEWKGFIPKENLSNYYSIFDVVVIPSRFEGFGLTAIEAMSYKIPVIASNVDGLKEIIKDGEDGLLFNKEESKILADKILQIYKDQRLKNKLGENAYEKVKQKFSYEVYKNKINELYEIIIKEK is encoded by the coding sequence ATGAAAAATGTTTTAATAGCAATTCCTTGCTTATTAATAGGTGGAACAGAATATCAAACATTATATACTGTAAAAGCTTTAATAGAAAGTAATTATAAGGTAACTGTAGTATGTTATTTTGAATATGATGAATATATAATTGAATTATATAAAAAAGCAGGTGCTAAAGTAATATTATTAAGTCCAAATAAAAAAAGACCTGATTCAATTTTAAAAACTGCTAAATTTTTATTTGTAAATTTTAAAAAAATTTTAAAAAAACAAAAATATGATGTGGTTCATATTCAATATATGGCACCTGGAAGTTTGGCTTTTTTGATATTTAAAGTGTTAGGAGTAAAAAAAATTATTGTTCATGTACATACTCCAGGTCATATATATAAAAATAAAAAAATCCCAAGATTGATTATGAAATTATCAAATGCTTTTGTTTGTGTATCTAAGTCATCTGAAAAATCTTTTTTTGATGTTGAAGGAGAATTATTTAATACAACATTGATTGAAAATGGAAGAAAACATTTTACAATATATAATTGTATAGAATTACCCAAAAAGATTGAGAAAAATTGTAATCAAACATTTACAATTGGTGTTGTTTCAAGATTGACATATGAAAAGGGAATAGATATTTTATTAAATGCAATTTTTGAATTAAAGAAAAAAATAGAAAATTATAAAGTAGTTATAATAGGTGATGGATATGAAAAAGAGAAATTAGTAAAACTTACAAAAAAATTGCAAATTGAAGATAAAATAGAATGGAAAGGTTTTATTCCAAAAGAAAATTTATCAAACTATTATAGTATTTTTGATGTAGTTGTAATCCCTTCACGATTTGAAGGGTTTGGGCTTACTGCAATTGAAGCAATGAGTTATAAAATACCTGTAATAGCATCGAATGTTGATGGATTAAAAGAGATAATAAAAGATGGTGAAGATGGGTTGTTGTTTAATAAAGAAGAGAGTAAAATACTTGCAGATAAAATATTACAAATATATAAAGATCAAAGATTAAAGAATAAATTAGGAGAGAATGCTTATGAAAAAGTTAAACAAAAATTTTCTTATGAAGTATATAAGAATAAAATAAATGAGTTATATGAAATCATAATTAAGGAGAAATAG
- a CDS encoding glycosyltransferase family 4 protein, with amino-acid sequence MKTKLLFILHTPPPNHGAAKVGEFIVNSKKINNSFECKFISIKSSDNIGDIGKIQFKKFFRIVELYFKILKELIIIKPDKIYFTSSIKSVAFYRDLLLSTLWKTYKKFKKCDIYYHYHTKGVNEYISKSQLNKKLTNFFVKDTNIILLSPMLKKDIEGLSSYKNIYYLPNGVENNLTEEEFEKSLIKYKKNQINMLFLSNMIKSKGYFDVVLLAKDLRQENVIFHFAGGWQNESDKNEFFEFIEKNNLKNIIFHGYVSGKKKKELFLNSHFLIYPSKNDAFPLTLCESLSYGIPVIASDEGSIPYIIDKNSGVIIRNINTKNLKNAFYEAKKNLLNKETAKYCRKRYLENFTLEKFEDNLINILKG; translated from the coding sequence ATGAAGACTAAATTATTATTTATTTTACATACTCCTCCACCAAATCATGGAGCAGCAAAAGTTGGAGAATTTATTGTTAATAGTAAAAAAATAAATAATTCATTTGAATGTAAGTTTATTTCTATTAAATCTTCTGATAATATTGGTGATATTGGAAAAATACAATTTAAAAAGTTTTTTAGAATAGTTGAGCTATATTTTAAGATATTAAAAGAATTAATTATAATTAAACCAGATAAAATTTATTTTACATCTTCGATAAAATCGGTTGCTTTTTATAGAGATTTATTATTATCAACACTTTGGAAAACATATAAAAAATTTAAAAAATGTGATATTTATTATCATTATCATACTAAAGGTGTAAACGAATATATTTCTAAGTCACAATTAAATAAAAAACTTACTAATTTTTTTGTGAAAGATACAAATATTATTTTGTTATCTCCTATGTTAAAAAAAGATATTGAAGGGTTATCAAGTTATAAAAATATTTATTATTTGCCAAATGGTGTTGAAAATAATTTAACTGAAGAAGAATTTGAAAAAAGTTTGATTAAATATAAAAAAAATCAAATAAATATGTTATTTTTATCTAATATGATTAAATCAAAAGGCTATTTTGATGTAGTATTATTAGCAAAAGATTTAAGACAAGAAAATGTGATATTTCATTTTGCTGGTGGATGGCAAAATGAAAGTGATAAAAATGAGTTTTTTGAATTTATTGAAAAAAATAATTTAAAAAATATAATTTTTCATGGTTATGTAAGTGGTAAAAAGAAAAAAGAGTTGTTTTTAAATTCTCATTTTTTAATTTATCCTTCAAAAAATGATGCTTTCCCGCTTACTTTATGTGAATCTTTATCTTATGGGATTCCTGTTATTGCAAGCGATGAAGGTTCAATTCCTTATATTATAGATAAAAATAGTGGAGTTATAATAAGAAATATAAATACAAAAAATTTAAAAAATGCTTTTTATGAAGCAAAGAAAAATTTGTTAAATAAAGAAACTGCTAAATACTGCAGAAAAAGATATTTAGAAAATTTTACATTAGAAAAATTTGAAGATAATTTAATTAATATTTTAAAAGGATAA
- a CDS encoding WecB/TagA/CpsF family glycosyltransferase: MKTLNILGYDVFIESLDKIKLKDKIIINTINPHSYVVAKNDNFFKKALKNSDVLIPDGSGIVLAANFLYGEKIKKIAGADLHEFLLQKINNENGKVFYLGSSQNTLNKIKERIKNEYPNILVETFSPPYKPEFNEEENLEMITKINSFKPDVLFVGMTAPKQEKWLEANKDKLNFKIAACIGAVFDFYAGTVKRPSQFWINMHLEWLPRFLKEPKRLWRRNFISTPIFIKDTLLAKINL, from the coding sequence ATGAAAACACTTAATATTTTAGGATATGATGTTTTTATAGAATCTCTTGATAAAATAAAACTTAAAGATAAAATAATAATTAATACAATAAATCCTCATTCTTATGTTGTAGCTAAAAATGACAATTTTTTTAAAAAAGCTTTGAAAAATTCTGATGTTCTAATTCCTGATGGTAGTGGGATTGTTTTAGCAGCTAATTTTTTATATGGAGAAAAAATAAAAAAAATTGCAGGTGCTGATTTACATGAGTTTCTATTGCAGAAAATAAATAATGAAAATGGAAAAGTGTTTTATTTAGGCTCTTCACAAAATACATTAAATAAAATAAAAGAAAGAATAAAAAATGAATATCCTAATATATTAGTCGAAACTTTTTCTCCACCATATAAACCAGAGTTTAATGAGGAAGAAAATTTAGAGATGATTACAAAAATAAATAGTTTTAAACCAGATGTTTTATTTGTGGGAATGACGGCACCAAAGCAGGAAAAATGGTTAGAAGCTAATAAAGATAAATTAAATTTTAAAATAGCTGCATGTATTGGTGCTGTGTTTGATTTTTATGCGGGAACTGTCAAGAGACCGTCACAATTTTGGATTAATATGCATTTAGAATGGTTGCCAAGATTTTTAAAAGAGCCAAAAAGGCTTTGGAGAAGAAATTTTATTTCTACTCCTATTTTTATCAAAGATACCCTTTTAGCTAAAATAAACTTATAA
- a CDS encoding glycosyltransferase family 4 protein produces the protein MNIAIITYGIDVGGVESVMLNLSKIFKKKNYNVIFFQVNYDGIWKNYFISQGFQVVNIIRKYYESRTSYLKRILYNLKDFDLILLNDVPEVHSILGFLNSKQIVFSILHNNIDSMIRNSILNIENINKVICVSPYLQKKLIDSFPQYDKKIIHISNGVYVNNYYIRKNFSDKIVNLLFVGRLDHDQKGVNYLPDILKNIVKYNKNVKLNIIGEGKDKNKMIKKFNDYKLMNYVNFLGKMNNAKVLEFMKDNHILLMPSHYEGHPIVLMEAMSNGIIPIVSELENITTHVVSDGKNGFICKVSDLDCFSKKVNQIINDKNLMNEISFNAWKTIFKKFSINNMANNYLKLFEFEKKHLMPKLNYLVIDNMDNMFDIPLFLEKGIKFSKRLYNKVIK, from the coding sequence ATGAATATTGCTATTATTACATATGGAATTGATGTTGGAGGAGTTGAGTCTGTTATGCTCAATTTGTCAAAAATTTTTAAGAAAAAAAATTATAATGTAATATTTTTTCAAGTAAATTATGATGGTATATGGAAAAATTATTTTATTTCTCAAGGTTTTCAAGTAGTAAATATTATAAGAAAATATTATGAGTCAAGAACTTCTTATTTAAAAAGAATACTGTATAATTTAAAAGATTTTGACTTAATTTTATTAAATGATGTACCTGAAGTTCATTCTATTTTAGGCTTTTTAAATTCAAAACAAATTGTTTTTTCGATTCTTCATAATAATATAGATTCTATGATAAGAAATTCAATATTGAATATTGAAAATATAAATAAAGTAATTTGTGTAAGTCCGTATTTGCAAAAAAAATTGATTGATAGTTTTCCTCAATATGATAAAAAAATTATTCATATTTCAAATGGGGTATATGTGAATAATTATTATATAAGAAAAAACTTTAGTGATAAAATAGTTAATTTATTATTTGTAGGTAGATTAGACCATGATCAAAAGGGTGTAAATTATTTACCTGATATTTTAAAGAATATAGTCAAATATAATAAAAATGTAAAACTAAATATTATAGGAGAAGGGAAAGATAAAAATAAAATGATTAAAAAATTTAATGACTATAAATTAATGAATTATGTAAATTTTTTGGGTAAAATGAATAATGCAAAAGTATTAGAGTTTATGAAAGATAATCATATATTGTTAATGCCTTCTCATTATGAGGGTCATCCTATAGTATTAATGGAAGCAATGAGTAATGGAATTATACCTATTGTAAGTGAACTTGAAAATATCACTACACATGTTGTTTCAGATGGAAAAAATGGATTTATATGTAAAGTAAGTGATTTAGATTGTTTTTCAAAAAAAGTAAATCAAATAATTAACGATAAAAATTTAATGAATGAAATATCATTTAATGCGTGGAAAACTATTTTTAAAAAATTCAGTATAAATAATATGGCAAATAATTATTTAAAATTATTTGAATTTGAAAAAAAACATTTAATGCCTAAATTGAATTATTTAGTAATTGATAATATGGATAATATGTTTGATATTCCATTATTCTTAGAAAAAGGTATTAAATTTTCAAAAAGATTATATAATAAGGTTATAAAATGA
- a CDS encoding O-antigen ligase family protein: MYFIINLGAFIILTLYAIKLMFSKPSKVNFKIIKEYNILLNGPEKFILFTALTGMFEVGPFSSLRLLVWILIILAAFLYYKKIVKFNIVFIMYLLFLSWIILASVWAPSIEYSIRVFLKYLYPFLLMLFVATYVQSTKLIFILIKLLILEALIFSIFLGGFMTNIIGIWYFYFGGLFWPMSTLADVLSIAAALSFVMWWKTGEKKYLFLIGWFLLSDVLQSVRTGLLGISAVLVIGSFLRYKIVSLPYIFGAIALAISIILYVPQVKNKMFFNPSKVQTVEDIIKADKQGNINTSMRSTMWSVLLNKFYKSNELVGSGTGSAQHYMYTNFVFGGLKAIHSDYVQMLCDVGRIGLSLYLMFFLFFILYVNKLLFFKPKNYLNISAISGFLTYIAVLVSMGFDNVVNYSFATHSYPFLFIGLFFAYKNLRGE, translated from the coding sequence TTGTATTTTATAATAAACCTTGGAGCATTTATTATTTTGACATTATATGCAATAAAATTGATGTTTTCAAAGCCAAGTAAAGTAAATTTTAAAATTATAAAGGAATATAATATTTTATTAAATGGCCCTGAAAAATTTATATTATTTACAGCATTAACAGGAATGTTTGAGGTTGGTCCTTTTTCATCTTTAAGATTATTAGTTTGGATTTTAATAATACTTGCTGCTTTTTTATATTATAAAAAGATAGTTAAGTTTAATATAGTTTTTATAATGTATCTATTATTTTTGAGTTGGATAATTTTAGCTTCGGTTTGGGCTCCAAGTATAGAATACTCTATTAGGGTTTTTTTAAAGTATTTATATCCATTTTTATTGATGCTTTTTGTTGCAACTTATGTGCAATCTACTAAATTGATTTTTATTTTAATAAAATTATTAATATTAGAAGCTTTGATTTTTTCTATATTTTTAGGTGGTTTTATGACGAATATAATAGGGATATGGTATTTCTATTTTGGGGGATTATTTTGGCCTATGTCTACATTAGCTGATGTTTTATCTATTGCAGCTGCTTTATCTTTTGTTATGTGGTGGAAAACAGGTGAAAAGAAATATCTTTTTTTAATAGGTTGGTTTTTGCTTTCAGATGTTTTACAAAGTGTTAGAACAGGTCTTTTAGGTATTAGTGCAGTTTTAGTAATTGGTAGTTTTTTAAGATATAAAATAGTTTCGTTACCTTATATTTTTGGAGCAATAGCATTAGCAATTTCAATAATTTTATATGTTCCACAAGTAAAAAATAAAATGTTTTTTAATCCTTCAAAAGTTCAAACAGTAGAAGATATTATTAAAGCAGATAAGCAAGGTAATATAAATACAAGTATGCGATCTACAATGTGGAGTGTTTTATTGAATAAATTTTATAAAAGTAATGAATTAGTAGGTTCCGGAACAGGTTCTGCACAGCATTATATGTATACAAATTTTGTATTTGGAGGGTTAAAAGCTATTCATAGTGATTATGTGCAGATGTTATGTGATGTTGGTAGAATAGGTTTAAGTTTATATTTAATGTTTTTTTTGTTTTTTATTTTGTATGTAAATAAATTATTATTTTTTAAACCTAAAAATTATTTAAATATAAGTGCAATTTCTGGTTTTTTAACTTATATAGCAGTGTTAGTGTCTATGGGATTTGATAATGTTGTAAACTATAGTTTTGCTACTCATTCATATCCTTTTTTATTTATTGGGTTGTTTTTTGCATATAAAAATTTAAGGGGGGAATAG